The Oncorhynchus tshawytscha isolate Ot180627B linkage group LG08, Otsh_v2.0, whole genome shotgun sequence genome window below encodes:
- the LOC112256239 gene encoding protocadherin-10 isoform X2: MIVLFLLLCITNGVVSQIRYSVPEEADHGTFVGNIAEDLGLDMTKIASRRFQVVPSSRTPYLEVNMENGILFVNERIDREQICKQSASCLLHLEVFLENPLELFRVEIEVVDINDNPPSFPETDITVEISESATPGTRFPLESAFDPDVGSNALRTYDITTNNYFYLDVQTQTDGNKFAELVLEKPLDREQQAAHRYVLTAVDGGQPPRTGTALLVVKVLDSNDNVPVFDQPVYSVSLQENAPVGTLVIQLNATDLDEGQNGEIVYSFSNHISSRVKDLFAIDARTGRIEVCGEVDFEESSLYQIFVQAKDLGPNAVAAHCKVLVKVTDVNDNAPEITFSTVTESVSERAAPGTVIALLSVTDKDAEENGKIHVEILGDVPFKLKPSFRNYFTIVTDGPLNRENADSYSVTVVAKDTGTPSLATSKSIKVQVSDENDNAPTFTQPIYDVYVTENNVPGAYIHAVTALDPDVGQNALISYSIMDCDIQGMSVKTYVSINEETGYLYALRSFDYEQLKDFTFMVKAKDAGSPELSSNATVKVIIVDQNDNPPSVIAPLGKNGTAREPLPRSAEPGYLVTRIVAMDADDGENARLSYSIQRGNENGMFRMDWRTGELRTARRVSTKRDPNQMYDLLIEVRDHGQPPLSSTASVFVVLVDSVVEDHRERGTAKSKETTLDLTLILIIALGSVSFIFLLAMIVLAVRCQKDKKLNIYTCLTSDCCLGCATCCSRHARARKKKLSKSDIMLVQSANVTGAGTAQVPVEESGSFGSHHQNQNYCYQTKHQRAELSYLVDRPRRVNSSAFQEADLVSSKDSGHGDSEQGDSDHDATNRGHSTGADLFSNCTEECKALGHSDRCWMPSFVPSDGRQAADYRSNLHVPGMDSVPDTEVFESQEQTGDKSFSTFGKETPLSHLYQNHYQNHHKNHLHLSHHHATHANHAALERKEFEALLSSTRAPYKPAYLSEYPICTAAL, encoded by the exons ATGATTGTGCTATTCCTTCTTCTGTGTATTACGAATGGAGTGGTCTCGCAGATACGCTACTCTGTGCCGGAGGAGGCGGATCACGGCACCTTCGTGGGGAATATCGCCGAGGACCTTGGACTGGACATGACCAAAATCGCCTCGCGGCGCTTCCAGGTGGTGCCTAGCTCGCGGACGCCGTACCTAGAAGTGAACATGGAGAACGGGATTCTGTTCGTCAACGAAAGAATTGACCGGGAGCAGATCTGTAAGCAGAGTGCCAGCTGCCTATTACACCTTGAAGTGTTTCTGGAGAACCCACTCGAGCTGTTCCGCGTGGAGATAGAGGTCGTGGATATAAATGACAATCCGCCCAGCTTCCCCGAGACCGACATCACCGTGGAGATTTCAGAGAGCGCTACCCCCGGTACCCGGTTCCCTCTTGAGAGTGCATTCGATCCGGACGTGGGCTCCAATGCGCTGCGCACATACGACATCACCACCAATAACTACTTCTACCTGGATGTGCAGACGCAGACCGACGGGAACAAATTCGCAGAGCTGGTGCTGGAGAAGCCCCTGGACAGGGAGCAGCAGGCGGCCCACAGGTACGTGCTAACTGCGGTGGACGGGGGGCAGCCTCCACGGACAGGCACTGCTCTGCTGGTGGTCAAAGTGCTGGATTCTAACGACAACGTGCCCGTGTTTGACCAGCCGGTGTATTCGGTGAGCCTTCAGGAGAACGCACCGGTGGGGACCCTCGTTATCCAACTGAACGCCACCGACTTGGACGAGGGGCAGAACGGGGAGATAGTGTATTCATTCAGCAACCACATATCCAGCCGCGTCAAGGATCTGTTCGCCATAGATGCGCGCACTGGACGCATCGAGGTGTGCGGCGAGGTGGATTTTGAGGAGAGCAGTTTATATCAAATATTCGTTCAGGCGAAAGATCTTGGACCCAATGCCGTGGCTGCACACTGTAAAGTCCTGGTGAAAGTGACAGACGTAAATGACAATGCTCCTGAGATCACCTTTAGCACCGTGACTGAGTCGGTGAGCGAGAGGGCAGCCCCAGGAACCGTTATAGCCCTGCTGAGCGTGACGGACAAAGATGCCGAGGAAAACGGAAAGATTCATGTTGAAATCCTCGGCGATGTCCCGTTCAAACTCAAACCCTCCTTCAGGAACTATTTCACCATTGTAACAGACGGACCTCTAAATAGGGAGAATGCCGACTCTTATTCAGTGACTGTAGTTGCCAAGGATACAGGGACCCCTTCCCTCGCAACCAGTAAATCAATCAAAGTGCAAGTCTCGGATGAAAATGACAATGCGCCAACGTTTACGCAGCCCATATATGATGTGTATGTGACTGAAAACAATGTGCCAGGTGCTTATATCCACGCTGTGACCGCTCTGGACCCAGACGTTGGACAGAACGCTCTCATTAGTTACTCCATAATGGATTGTGATATTCAGGGTATGTCTGTGAAAACATATGTGTCAATCAATGAGGAAACGGGCTACCTTTACGCACTCAGATCATTCGATTACGAGCAGCTTAAAGACTTCACTTTCATGGTTAAGGCGAAAGATGCAGGTAGCCCCGAGCTCTCCTCGAACGCCACGGTCAAAGTGATCATCGTAGACCAGAATGACAACCCTCCCTCAGTCATTGCTCCTCTGGGTAAAAATGGCACTGCGAGAGAGCCGCTGCCCCGCTCCGCAGAGCCTGGCTACCTGGTGACCCGTATCGTCGCCATGGACGCAGATGACGGCGAGAACGCACGGCTCTCCTACAGCATCCAGAGGGGGAACGAGAACGGCATGTTCCGTATggactggaggacaggagagctGCGCACTGCCCGGCGCGTCTCAACCAAGCGGGACCCCAACCAGATGTATGACCTGTTGATAGAGGTGAGGGACCACGGCCagccacccctctcctccaccgcCAGTGTGTTCGTGGTGCTGGTGGACAGCGTGGTGGAGGACCACCGGGAGAGGGGCACCGCCAAGTCCAAGGAGACCACTCTGGACCTCACCCTCATCCTCATCATCGCCCTGGGCTCTGTCTCCTTCATCTTCCTCCTGGCTATGATCGTGCTGGCGGTGCGCTGCCAGAAGGACAAAAAGCTAAATATCTACACGTGCCTCACCAGTGATTGTTGCCTCGGGTGCGCCACATGCTGCAGCAGGCATGCGCGAGCCCGCAAGAAAAAGCTCAGCAAGTCTGATATCATGCTGGTGCAGAGCGCCAACGTCACCGGGGCCGGTACAGCCCAGGTGCCAGTGGAAGAGTCCGGGAGCTTCGGCTCTCACCACCAAAACCAGAACTATTGCTACCAG ACCAAACATCAGCGAGCGGAACTCAGTTACCTGGTGGACAGACCTCGGCGTGTGAACAG TTCGGCTTTCCAAGAAGCGGATCTCGTTAGCTCGAAAGACAGTGGTCACGGTGACAGCGAACAGGGCGACAGTGACCATGACGCCACCAATCGAGGTCACTCTACCG GCGCTGATCTCTTCTCTAACTGCACAGAGGAGTGCAAGGCTCTGGGCCACTCCGACCGCTGCTGGATGCCCTCCTTCGTGCCCTCCGACGGGCGCCAGGCGGCAGACTACCGCAGCAACCTGCACGTGCCAGGCATGGACTCCGTGCCCGACACTGAGGTATTTGAAAGCCAAGAGCAAACGGGCGATAAGTCATTCTCCACCTTTGGCAAAGAGACGCCCCTCAGCCACCTCTACCAAAACCACTATCAAAACCACCACAAAAACCACCTCCACCTCAGCCACCACCATGCCACCCACGCCAACCACGCCGCGCTAGAGAGGAAAGAGTTTGAGGCGCTTCTGTCTAGCACGCGAGCGCCTTACAAACCCGCCTATTTGAGTGAGTATCCGATTTGCACGGCAGCTCTGTAG
- the LOC112256239 gene encoding protocadherin-10 isoform X1, with protein MIVLFLLLCITNGVVSQIRYSVPEEADHGTFVGNIAEDLGLDMTKIASRRFQVVPSSRTPYLEVNMENGILFVNERIDREQICKQSASCLLHLEVFLENPLELFRVEIEVVDINDNPPSFPETDITVEISESATPGTRFPLESAFDPDVGSNALRTYDITTNNYFYLDVQTQTDGNKFAELVLEKPLDREQQAAHRYVLTAVDGGQPPRTGTALLVVKVLDSNDNVPVFDQPVYSVSLQENAPVGTLVIQLNATDLDEGQNGEIVYSFSNHISSRVKDLFAIDARTGRIEVCGEVDFEESSLYQIFVQAKDLGPNAVAAHCKVLVKVTDVNDNAPEITFSTVTESVSERAAPGTVIALLSVTDKDAEENGKIHVEILGDVPFKLKPSFRNYFTIVTDGPLNRENADSYSVTVVAKDTGTPSLATSKSIKVQVSDENDNAPTFTQPIYDVYVTENNVPGAYIHAVTALDPDVGQNALISYSIMDCDIQGMSVKTYVSINEETGYLYALRSFDYEQLKDFTFMVKAKDAGSPELSSNATVKVIIVDQNDNPPSVIAPLGKNGTAREPLPRSAEPGYLVTRIVAMDADDGENARLSYSIQRGNENGMFRMDWRTGELRTARRVSTKRDPNQMYDLLIEVRDHGQPPLSSTASVFVVLVDSVVEDHRERGTAKSKETTLDLTLILIIALGSVSFIFLLAMIVLAVRCQKDKKLNIYTCLTSDCCLGCATCCSRHARARKKKLSKSDIMLVQSANVTGAGTAQVPVEESGSFGSHHQNQNYCYQVCLTPESAKTDLMFLKPCSPSRSTDTEHNPCGAIVTGYTDQQPDIISNGSILSSETKHQRAELSYLVDRPRRVNSSAFQEADLVSSKDSGHGDSEQGDSDHDATNRGHSTGADLFSNCTEECKALGHSDRCWMPSFVPSDGRQAADYRSNLHVPGMDSVPDTEVFESQEQTGDKSFSTFGKETPLSHLYQNHYQNHHKNHLHLSHHHATHANHAALERKEFEALLSSTRAPYKPAYLSEYPICTAAL; from the exons ATGATTGTGCTATTCCTTCTTCTGTGTATTACGAATGGAGTGGTCTCGCAGATACGCTACTCTGTGCCGGAGGAGGCGGATCACGGCACCTTCGTGGGGAATATCGCCGAGGACCTTGGACTGGACATGACCAAAATCGCCTCGCGGCGCTTCCAGGTGGTGCCTAGCTCGCGGACGCCGTACCTAGAAGTGAACATGGAGAACGGGATTCTGTTCGTCAACGAAAGAATTGACCGGGAGCAGATCTGTAAGCAGAGTGCCAGCTGCCTATTACACCTTGAAGTGTTTCTGGAGAACCCACTCGAGCTGTTCCGCGTGGAGATAGAGGTCGTGGATATAAATGACAATCCGCCCAGCTTCCCCGAGACCGACATCACCGTGGAGATTTCAGAGAGCGCTACCCCCGGTACCCGGTTCCCTCTTGAGAGTGCATTCGATCCGGACGTGGGCTCCAATGCGCTGCGCACATACGACATCACCACCAATAACTACTTCTACCTGGATGTGCAGACGCAGACCGACGGGAACAAATTCGCAGAGCTGGTGCTGGAGAAGCCCCTGGACAGGGAGCAGCAGGCGGCCCACAGGTACGTGCTAACTGCGGTGGACGGGGGGCAGCCTCCACGGACAGGCACTGCTCTGCTGGTGGTCAAAGTGCTGGATTCTAACGACAACGTGCCCGTGTTTGACCAGCCGGTGTATTCGGTGAGCCTTCAGGAGAACGCACCGGTGGGGACCCTCGTTATCCAACTGAACGCCACCGACTTGGACGAGGGGCAGAACGGGGAGATAGTGTATTCATTCAGCAACCACATATCCAGCCGCGTCAAGGATCTGTTCGCCATAGATGCGCGCACTGGACGCATCGAGGTGTGCGGCGAGGTGGATTTTGAGGAGAGCAGTTTATATCAAATATTCGTTCAGGCGAAAGATCTTGGACCCAATGCCGTGGCTGCACACTGTAAAGTCCTGGTGAAAGTGACAGACGTAAATGACAATGCTCCTGAGATCACCTTTAGCACCGTGACTGAGTCGGTGAGCGAGAGGGCAGCCCCAGGAACCGTTATAGCCCTGCTGAGCGTGACGGACAAAGATGCCGAGGAAAACGGAAAGATTCATGTTGAAATCCTCGGCGATGTCCCGTTCAAACTCAAACCCTCCTTCAGGAACTATTTCACCATTGTAACAGACGGACCTCTAAATAGGGAGAATGCCGACTCTTATTCAGTGACTGTAGTTGCCAAGGATACAGGGACCCCTTCCCTCGCAACCAGTAAATCAATCAAAGTGCAAGTCTCGGATGAAAATGACAATGCGCCAACGTTTACGCAGCCCATATATGATGTGTATGTGACTGAAAACAATGTGCCAGGTGCTTATATCCACGCTGTGACCGCTCTGGACCCAGACGTTGGACAGAACGCTCTCATTAGTTACTCCATAATGGATTGTGATATTCAGGGTATGTCTGTGAAAACATATGTGTCAATCAATGAGGAAACGGGCTACCTTTACGCACTCAGATCATTCGATTACGAGCAGCTTAAAGACTTCACTTTCATGGTTAAGGCGAAAGATGCAGGTAGCCCCGAGCTCTCCTCGAACGCCACGGTCAAAGTGATCATCGTAGACCAGAATGACAACCCTCCCTCAGTCATTGCTCCTCTGGGTAAAAATGGCACTGCGAGAGAGCCGCTGCCCCGCTCCGCAGAGCCTGGCTACCTGGTGACCCGTATCGTCGCCATGGACGCAGATGACGGCGAGAACGCACGGCTCTCCTACAGCATCCAGAGGGGGAACGAGAACGGCATGTTCCGTATggactggaggacaggagagctGCGCACTGCCCGGCGCGTCTCAACCAAGCGGGACCCCAACCAGATGTATGACCTGTTGATAGAGGTGAGGGACCACGGCCagccacccctctcctccaccgcCAGTGTGTTCGTGGTGCTGGTGGACAGCGTGGTGGAGGACCACCGGGAGAGGGGCACCGCCAAGTCCAAGGAGACCACTCTGGACCTCACCCTCATCCTCATCATCGCCCTGGGCTCTGTCTCCTTCATCTTCCTCCTGGCTATGATCGTGCTGGCGGTGCGCTGCCAGAAGGACAAAAAGCTAAATATCTACACGTGCCTCACCAGTGATTGTTGCCTCGGGTGCGCCACATGCTGCAGCAGGCATGCGCGAGCCCGCAAGAAAAAGCTCAGCAAGTCTGATATCATGCTGGTGCAGAGCGCCAACGTCACCGGGGCCGGTACAGCCCAGGTGCCAGTGGAAGAGTCCGGGAGCTTCGGCTCTCACCACCAAAACCAGAACTATTGCTACCAGGTATGTCTGACTCCGGAGTCTGCCAAAACCGACCTCATGTTCCTAAAGCCGTGTAGCCCATCTAGGAGCACAGACACCGAACACAACCCGTGCGGGGCCATAGTGACAGGGTACACTGACCAGCAACCTGACATCATATCAAACGGCAGCATTTTATCAAGCGAG ACCAAACATCAGCGAGCGGAACTCAGTTACCTGGTGGACAGACCTCGGCGTGTGAACAG TTCGGCTTTCCAAGAAGCGGATCTCGTTAGCTCGAAAGACAGTGGTCACGGTGACAGCGAACAGGGCGACAGTGACCATGACGCCACCAATCGAGGTCACTCTACCG GCGCTGATCTCTTCTCTAACTGCACAGAGGAGTGCAAGGCTCTGGGCCACTCCGACCGCTGCTGGATGCCCTCCTTCGTGCCCTCCGACGGGCGCCAGGCGGCAGACTACCGCAGCAACCTGCACGTGCCAGGCATGGACTCCGTGCCCGACACTGAGGTATTTGAAAGCCAAGAGCAAACGGGCGATAAGTCATTCTCCACCTTTGGCAAAGAGACGCCCCTCAGCCACCTCTACCAAAACCACTATCAAAACCACCACAAAAACCACCTCCACCTCAGCCACCACCATGCCACCCACGCCAACCACGCCGCGCTAGAGAGGAAAGAGTTTGAGGCGCTTCTGTCTAGCACGCGAGCGCCTTACAAACCCGCCTATTTGAGTGAGTATCCGATTTGCACGGCAGCTCTGTAG
- the LOC112256239 gene encoding protocadherin-10 isoform X3 has protein sequence MIVLFLLLCITNGVVSQIRYSVPEEADHGTFVGNIAEDLGLDMTKIASRRFQVVPSSRTPYLEVNMENGILFVNERIDREQICKQSASCLLHLEVFLENPLELFRVEIEVVDINDNPPSFPETDITVEISESATPGTRFPLESAFDPDVGSNALRTYDITTNNYFYLDVQTQTDGNKFAELVLEKPLDREQQAAHRYVLTAVDGGQPPRTGTALLVVKVLDSNDNVPVFDQPVYSVSLQENAPVGTLVIQLNATDLDEGQNGEIVYSFSNHISSRVKDLFAIDARTGRIEVCGEVDFEESSLYQIFVQAKDLGPNAVAAHCKVLVKVTDVNDNAPEITFSTVTESVSERAAPGTVIALLSVTDKDAEENGKIHVEILGDVPFKLKPSFRNYFTIVTDGPLNRENADSYSVTVVAKDTGTPSLATSKSIKVQVSDENDNAPTFTQPIYDVYVTENNVPGAYIHAVTALDPDVGQNALISYSIMDCDIQGMSVKTYVSINEETGYLYALRSFDYEQLKDFTFMVKAKDAGSPELSSNATVKVIIVDQNDNPPSVIAPLGKNGTAREPLPRSAEPGYLVTRIVAMDADDGENARLSYSIQRGNENGMFRMDWRTGELRTARRVSTKRDPNQMYDLLIEVRDHGQPPLSSTASVFVVLVDSVVEDHRERGTAKSKETTLDLTLILIIALGSVSFIFLLAMIVLAVRCQKDKKLNIYTCLTSDCCLGCATCCSRHARARKKKLSKSDIMLVQSANVTGAGTAQVPVEESGSFGSHHQNQNYCYQVCLTPESAKTDLMFLKPCSPSRSTDTEHNPCGAIVTGYTDQQPDIISNGSILSSETKHQRAELSYLVDRPRRVNSSAFQEADLVSSKDSGHGDSEQGDSDHDATNRGHSTGADLFSNCTEECKALGHSDRCWMPSFVPSDGRQAADYRSNLHVPGMDSVPDTERGKGFASSFRVDIPETA, from the exons ATGATTGTGCTATTCCTTCTTCTGTGTATTACGAATGGAGTGGTCTCGCAGATACGCTACTCTGTGCCGGAGGAGGCGGATCACGGCACCTTCGTGGGGAATATCGCCGAGGACCTTGGACTGGACATGACCAAAATCGCCTCGCGGCGCTTCCAGGTGGTGCCTAGCTCGCGGACGCCGTACCTAGAAGTGAACATGGAGAACGGGATTCTGTTCGTCAACGAAAGAATTGACCGGGAGCAGATCTGTAAGCAGAGTGCCAGCTGCCTATTACACCTTGAAGTGTTTCTGGAGAACCCACTCGAGCTGTTCCGCGTGGAGATAGAGGTCGTGGATATAAATGACAATCCGCCCAGCTTCCCCGAGACCGACATCACCGTGGAGATTTCAGAGAGCGCTACCCCCGGTACCCGGTTCCCTCTTGAGAGTGCATTCGATCCGGACGTGGGCTCCAATGCGCTGCGCACATACGACATCACCACCAATAACTACTTCTACCTGGATGTGCAGACGCAGACCGACGGGAACAAATTCGCAGAGCTGGTGCTGGAGAAGCCCCTGGACAGGGAGCAGCAGGCGGCCCACAGGTACGTGCTAACTGCGGTGGACGGGGGGCAGCCTCCACGGACAGGCACTGCTCTGCTGGTGGTCAAAGTGCTGGATTCTAACGACAACGTGCCCGTGTTTGACCAGCCGGTGTATTCGGTGAGCCTTCAGGAGAACGCACCGGTGGGGACCCTCGTTATCCAACTGAACGCCACCGACTTGGACGAGGGGCAGAACGGGGAGATAGTGTATTCATTCAGCAACCACATATCCAGCCGCGTCAAGGATCTGTTCGCCATAGATGCGCGCACTGGACGCATCGAGGTGTGCGGCGAGGTGGATTTTGAGGAGAGCAGTTTATATCAAATATTCGTTCAGGCGAAAGATCTTGGACCCAATGCCGTGGCTGCACACTGTAAAGTCCTGGTGAAAGTGACAGACGTAAATGACAATGCTCCTGAGATCACCTTTAGCACCGTGACTGAGTCGGTGAGCGAGAGGGCAGCCCCAGGAACCGTTATAGCCCTGCTGAGCGTGACGGACAAAGATGCCGAGGAAAACGGAAAGATTCATGTTGAAATCCTCGGCGATGTCCCGTTCAAACTCAAACCCTCCTTCAGGAACTATTTCACCATTGTAACAGACGGACCTCTAAATAGGGAGAATGCCGACTCTTATTCAGTGACTGTAGTTGCCAAGGATACAGGGACCCCTTCCCTCGCAACCAGTAAATCAATCAAAGTGCAAGTCTCGGATGAAAATGACAATGCGCCAACGTTTACGCAGCCCATATATGATGTGTATGTGACTGAAAACAATGTGCCAGGTGCTTATATCCACGCTGTGACCGCTCTGGACCCAGACGTTGGACAGAACGCTCTCATTAGTTACTCCATAATGGATTGTGATATTCAGGGTATGTCTGTGAAAACATATGTGTCAATCAATGAGGAAACGGGCTACCTTTACGCACTCAGATCATTCGATTACGAGCAGCTTAAAGACTTCACTTTCATGGTTAAGGCGAAAGATGCAGGTAGCCCCGAGCTCTCCTCGAACGCCACGGTCAAAGTGATCATCGTAGACCAGAATGACAACCCTCCCTCAGTCATTGCTCCTCTGGGTAAAAATGGCACTGCGAGAGAGCCGCTGCCCCGCTCCGCAGAGCCTGGCTACCTGGTGACCCGTATCGTCGCCATGGACGCAGATGACGGCGAGAACGCACGGCTCTCCTACAGCATCCAGAGGGGGAACGAGAACGGCATGTTCCGTATggactggaggacaggagagctGCGCACTGCCCGGCGCGTCTCAACCAAGCGGGACCCCAACCAGATGTATGACCTGTTGATAGAGGTGAGGGACCACGGCCagccacccctctcctccaccgcCAGTGTGTTCGTGGTGCTGGTGGACAGCGTGGTGGAGGACCACCGGGAGAGGGGCACCGCCAAGTCCAAGGAGACCACTCTGGACCTCACCCTCATCCTCATCATCGCCCTGGGCTCTGTCTCCTTCATCTTCCTCCTGGCTATGATCGTGCTGGCGGTGCGCTGCCAGAAGGACAAAAAGCTAAATATCTACACGTGCCTCACCAGTGATTGTTGCCTCGGGTGCGCCACATGCTGCAGCAGGCATGCGCGAGCCCGCAAGAAAAAGCTCAGCAAGTCTGATATCATGCTGGTGCAGAGCGCCAACGTCACCGGGGCCGGTACAGCCCAGGTGCCAGTGGAAGAGTCCGGGAGCTTCGGCTCTCACCACCAAAACCAGAACTATTGCTACCAGGTATGTCTGACTCCGGAGTCTGCCAAAACCGACCTCATGTTCCTAAAGCCGTGTAGCCCATCTAGGAGCACAGACACCGAACACAACCCGTGCGGGGCCATAGTGACAGGGTACACTGACCAGCAACCTGACATCATATCAAACGGCAGCATTTTATCAAGCGAG ACCAAACATCAGCGAGCGGAACTCAGTTACCTGGTGGACAGACCTCGGCGTGTGAACAG TTCGGCTTTCCAAGAAGCGGATCTCGTTAGCTCGAAAGACAGTGGTCACGGTGACAGCGAACAGGGCGACAGTGACCATGACGCCACCAATCGAGGTCACTCTACCG GCGCTGATCTCTTCTCTAACTGCACAGAGGAGTGCAAGGCTCTGGGCCACTCCGACCGCTGCTGGATGCCCTCCTTCGTGCCCTCCGACGGGCGCCAGGCGGCAGACTACCGCAGCAACCTGCACGTGCCAGGCATGGACTCCGTGCCCGACACTGAG CGAGGAAAAGGGTTTGCTAGCTCCTTTCGCGTGGACATACCAGAGACCGCATGA